In a single window of the Methanobrevibacter oralis genome:
- a CDS encoding class E sortase, translated as MNKEIITTLIVIICLLIIGLYAMGEVNYFSSKIAVEKNIDAPVILIPTIGVEEKLNNESLSQGVWYNKTSNMPTEGDLVIYGHRTLQGSPFLRLNEVSKGDSVLLEWPGIGEINYTVLNSTIVEPNYKINTKESGNYLYLVTCDPIGSTEHRLIIQAEINDKNPINNEVIKNNPQELNAIIITGLFLVVGLIFSYFYPKDHRIYILATILIISAVLIYCCINPIPSQLIYDKIIFLNGGV; from the coding sequence ATGAATAAAGAAATTATCACAACTTTAATAGTAATAATTTGTTTATTAATAATTGGATTATATGCTATGGGTGAAGTTAATTATTTTTCATCAAAAATAGCTGTTGAAAAAAATATTGATGCACCTGTGATATTAATACCAACTATTGGAGTTGAAGAAAAATTAAATAATGAATCACTTTCCCAAGGAGTATGGTATAATAAAACCTCGAACATGCCAACTGAAGGTGATTTGGTGATTTATGGACATAGAACACTCCAAGGATCACCATTTTTAAGACTTAATGAAGTATCAAAAGGAGATTCAGTTTTACTAGAATGGCCAGGAATTGGTGAGATAAACTATACAGTACTTAATTCAACAATTGTAGAACCAAACTACAAAATAAACACGAAAGAAAGTGGAAACTATTTATATTTAGTCACATGTGACCCTATTGGTTCAACAGAACACAGATTAATAATTCAAGCAGAAATAAATGATAAAAATCCAATAAATAACGAAGTAATAAAAAACAATCCACAAGAATTAAATGCAATAATTATTACAGGATTATTTTTAGTGGTCGGGTTAATATTTAGTTACTTCTACCCTAAAGACCATAGAATTTATATTTTAGCTACTATCTTAATCATATCGGCTGTACTGATTTATTGTTGTATCAATCCAATTCCATCCCAATTAATCTATGACAAAATAATATTCTTGAATGGGGGAGTTTAA
- a CDS encoding dihydroneopterin aldolase family protein, with product MDVDKKYFSNITSRERAIFEGAISMGALFHQFVGVPVSKSSKKGLEKAIEESLSLQPAIENVEAEIKFDKLEENMSGFDYTSLSGDMLDVTIYTKVKNAEAKIRIEFIEELNYPLMYVEDIKD from the coding sequence TTGGATGTTGATAAAAAATACTTTTCAAATATTACATCAAGAGAAAGAGCAATATTTGAAGGAGCTATAAGCATGGGAGCTCTATTTCACCAATTTGTAGGAGTTCCTGTATCTAAAAGTTCCAAAAAAGGTTTGGAAAAAGCTATTGAAGAATCATTAAGCTTACAACCAGCAATAGAAAATGTGGAAGCTGAAATAAAATTTGATAAACTCGAAGAGAACATGAGCGGATTTGACTACACCTCCCTTAGTGGAGACATGCTTGATGTTACAATTTATACAAAAGTAAAGAATGCAGAAGCAAAAATAAGAATAGAATTCATTGAAGAGCTTAATTACCCATTAATGTATGTTGAAGATATTAAAGATTAA
- the mfnA gene encoding tyrosine decarboxylase MfnA produces the protein MEDKPVSRKEILKELEEIQKLDCKYSDGRILGSMCTEPHPFAKEVFCKFLDSNLGDPGLFKGSKYIENKVIQSLGKLLSLDKSYGNIVTGGTEANIMAMRAARNYAMKYRGIVDGEIIIPESAHFSFKKAADMLNLKIIEVNLDDNFKIDVESLKNLISSKTVAIVAIAGTTELGLVDPIEKIAKIANDNHIYFHVDAAFGGFSIPFLKELGYDFPDFDFSLPGVCSITVDPHKMGLAPIPAGGIIFRKKEFLDVMAVDSPYLTVKTQSTIVGTRLGASSLAAYAIMKYFGKEGYCKIASETMDKTKFLKEGLEEIGYDVVCEPELNLVAFNHPNKNAHELANELEELNWKVSVAKCPISIRVVLMNHIKKNHLKEFLEDLKEIY, from the coding sequence ATGGAAGATAAACCAGTATCTCGTAAAGAAATTTTAAAAGAGCTTGAAGAGATTCAAAAATTAGATTGTAAATACTCTGATGGTAGGATTTTAGGGTCTATGTGTACAGAACCTCATCCTTTTGCAAAAGAAGTTTTTTGTAAATTTTTAGATTCAAATCTAGGAGATCCAGGACTATTTAAAGGAAGTAAGTATATTGAAAATAAAGTCATCCAATCTCTTGGAAAATTATTATCTTTAGATAAATCTTATGGAAATATTGTAACTGGTGGTACAGAAGCTAATATAATGGCAATGCGTGCAGCAAGAAACTATGCAATGAAATATAGGGGAATTGTTGATGGTGAGATTATTATTCCTGAATCTGCACATTTTTCATTTAAAAAAGCTGCTGACATGCTAAATTTAAAAATTATCGAAGTGAATTTGGATGATAATTTTAAAATTGATGTTGAATCTCTAAAAAATCTTATTTCAAGTAAAACTGTAGCTATAGTGGCTATTGCAGGTACTACAGAATTAGGTTTGGTGGATCCTATTGAAAAAATAGCTAAAATTGCCAATGATAATCATATTTATTTTCATGTAGATGCAGCATTTGGCGGATTTTCTATTCCATTTTTAAAAGAATTAGGGTATGATTTTCCAGATTTTGACTTTTCTCTTCCTGGGGTTTGTTCCATTACTGTTGATCCCCATAAGATGGGTTTAGCTCCAATTCCTGCTGGTGGAATTATTTTTAGAAAAAAAGAATTTCTAGATGTTATGGCTGTTGATTCTCCATATTTAACAGTTAAAACACAATCTACAATTGTTGGTACAAGATTGGGAGCATCATCACTAGCTGCTTATGCAATAATGAAATATTTTGGAAAAGAAGGTTATTGTAAGATAGCTAGTGAAACAATGGATAAAACAAAATTCTTAAAAGAAGGGCTTGAAGAAATAGGATATGATGTTGTTTGTGAACCAGAGTTGAACCTAGTTGCATTTAATCATCCTAATAAAAATGCACATGAATTAGCTAATGAATTAGAAGAATTGAATTGGAAAGTTTCTGTTGCTAAATGTCCAATTTCAATTCGGGTTGTTTTGATGAATCATATTAAAAAAAATCATTTGAAAGAGTTTTTAGAAGATTTAAAAGAAATTTATTAA